DNA from Pseudomonas putida:
GGCGAAGAGCCGAAACACCTGAAAGCGGGTGATGTGTTCGTGATCGAACCTGGGATGAAAGGTACCTGGGAAGTGGTCGAGACCGTGCGCAAGTATTTCGTCTTTGCCTGATCAGAAATTTCCACCCGATATAGGCCCTGTGGAAAACGCTAAATTTCCCACAGGGCCAGAAACACTCTTGAACAATTTGTTTGAACAAGGCAACAAAAGAGCGTGAATTAATCAAAGCATTGAACCACAGTTACATGGCCTTACACATCCCCGCCCATTTCTGTAGTCCTTTTCTGAATCTAATCCCTACCTCTCAATGCGTATTGCCCTCGCACTCACTCAGGCCTAGCCTGCACTGACTGCCCCCATTCGTGGGTAGCATTGCCCAATCAAAAGTTGCCAGGGAGAGGTAGACATGGCTTTCGATGCATATATTCAGATTGACCGTATTCCAGGCGAAGCACGGGACGAAAAATACAGTCAATGGATTGAAGTACTTAGCTATGACTTTGGGGTCAGTCAAAGTACATCCGCCACTGCAAGCTCGGCTGGTGGTGCCACATCCGGCCGAAGCTCCGTCACCAACTTCACATTCACCAAATACCTCGACAGTGCCAGCTGCAAGCTGATGGAGGCCAGTTGTACAGGGCAGCATCTCAAAGCGGTGAAGCTGGCACTCTGTCGTGCCGGCGGTGACAAGCTCAAGTATTACGAAATCATTCTTGAAGAAGTCATCATTGCCGAGTACTCGCAGAGCGTCGACACCGGTGTACCGCTTGAAGTTGTACAGCTCAACTACGGTCGAATCAAGACCACCTACACCCAGCAACGGCGCATCGATGGCGGCGGTGGCGGCAACATCGCCGGCGGCTGGGACCGTATCGGCAATAAAAAATACGCGTGAGGCTCAAGTCATGTCCGAAGCCCGCGCGTTTCTCAACCTCAAGCTGCAAAACTATCATCGGCTCAAATCCGACCTCGCACTGAGCGGCCATGCGCTGGAAAAATTTGATGTTCTAAATTCGCACATTGCCAATACGGTGGTGCGTAGCGGTGAGCTTATCATCATTGGCGACCCCACCACGGCTTCCTGCACCAGCCAGGAAGCCTGGATGATGAGGCAGGCTGCCATTGTGCACATGGGGCTGATGCGCAACGGCCAAGGTGTGGATAACTTCTTTCTGGATAATTTCGAGACTTTGAAAAGCCTGATCGCGCATGCGTCAATGGGCGCTGGAATGGTCAGTGACGGATGGAGCAGGCACCTGAGGGCTATCGAGGTCACCTTGATGGATATCGAAAAACTCCACCAGCAGTTTCTTGGGTCAGGAACGATGACAGCCCGCGAACAGTTCTATGCGAAGCGATCGGCCTTGTTCATGAAACTGGATGAACAGTTGGGCAAGATGGCGGCTTATGGTTCAGGCCTGAGAAACAAGGGATCGATCAAAAGGACGCTGGGAATATCCACCAAGCGTTATATTCACACAGGCGAAATAGCCGGTTACGCCAACAAGGTAGCCAGTGTCGCGAGGGCATCCAGCTTGATCAAACAAGGAACTTACATAGGGTAGCACTTGAAATCGCAGCCACTGGACTGGATATCCACAACGCTTGTACGCTCGGTCACGAAGAGGATTGCACAAGGGCAAAGTACATCGACGGAGGCTCACTCGTGGGAGGCCTTGCAGGAGGCGGTGCAGGCGGATATTTGGGTGGAGCTATTATCGCGCCAGTTTTATGCGCAGCGATCGGGTTACCAACAGGTGGAACAGGTGGGCTTCTTTGTGCAGTTA
Protein-coding regions in this window:
- a CDS encoding Hcp family type VI secretion system effector; amino-acid sequence: MAFDAYIQIDRIPGEARDEKYSQWIEVLSYDFGVSQSTSATASSAGGATSGRSSVTNFTFTKYLDSASCKLMEASCTGQHLKAVKLALCRAGGDKLKYYEIILEEVIIAEYSQSVDTGVPLEVVQLNYGRIKTTYTQQRRIDGGGGGNIAGGWDRIGNKKYA